The following nucleotide sequence is from Paenarthrobacter ureafaciens.
GGGGTGGGAAGCCCTGAAATCGTCATCAAGCGTTGCAATTGATTGAGGTGTGATGATGCGTAGGTTCTCGCTGAACGCCTTGATGCCTGTCAATGCGGGGACTGCAGGCTTCCCATCGGTGAACGCGGCCGTGAGTTGGCCCCCCAGCAGGCGGTCAAAGAGTACCCCGGAGGAGTTGGCGTCGAGCTCCAGCTCCACGGCCGGATAGTGCAGATGGAACGCAGCAAGAATCGGCGGGATCCGGACGGCGGCCGTGCTTTCCAGGGCTCCGAGGCGGAACCGCCCGCGTGGGGCGCCTTGGGCTGAGAAGGCCTTGGCATCGTTGACCATGTCGATGATCTTCTGCGCGTGCTCCAGGAAGAGCTCACCGTCGGCTGAAAGTGAGCTCTGGCGCTTGTCCCTTACCAACAGCTTCACGCCTAGTTCGCGTTCCAGCTGTTGGATCCGGGTGGAAACATTGGACGGGACACGGAGCAGCTTGTTTGCCGCCTTGGTGATGCTGCCGGTCTCCGCTACGGCCAGAAAGATTTCCAACTGCGATATCTCCACGACGCCCTTCTTTCCATGTGAAGCAACCTAGGCAAAAACATCACGTATTAAGAAGAATGGCAGGTGCTTCGTCGTAATTCAAGCTCCAGGGCCAGGCCGACTGACCTACGGCGAAACGCCCTCGGGCCATTCTCTTTCAGAGAAGTGAAACTTCCGAAACTTCTTATTTATCAAAGAGTGGAGGGCTCCTAGAGTCGTTGTTAGCACCAACACTCGAGCAATAAGGACATACACACTATGGGCACCATCGAAGTTGCCGTCGCGAAGTCGACGAACCCGGCTACGGGCGAAGACGTTGCCGCCTATCCCTATCTGGATGAGCAGGGCTCTCTGGCTGTCGTCAGCGCTGCTGCCGAGGGGTTCGCAGCATGGCGTGGCACCACGCCCGCCGGGCGGGCCGATGTCTTCCGTCGGCTGGCCGGGTTGTTACGGCGGGACACAGTCACGCTGGCTGCTGTCATCACAGCGGAAATGGGCAAGCCCGTCACGCAGGCACAGGCTGAAGTGACCAAATGCGCCAACATGCTGGACTGGTACGCCGAGCACGGGCCGGCCATGTTGCAGGACTCGCCCACGACGATCGGTCCGGAAGCCTATGTTTCCTACTTGCCCACAGGCACTGTCCTGGCCGTCATGCCCTGGAACTTCCCGGTGTGGCAGATATTCCGCGGAGCAGCTCCCATCATCCTCGGTGGCAACGGCTACCTGCTAAAACCCGCGTCCAACGTCGTCGGCTGTGCTCTCGCGCTGGAGACCCTGTGGGAGGAGGCTGGGCTACCCAAGGGAACGTTCGCCGTCGTCAACTGCGACCGCGAACAGATCCCCGCGATCATCAACCACCCTGCGATCAGCGGCGTAGCGGTCACGGGCGGCACTGTCGCGGGGCAGAGTGTGGCCGCAGAAGCCGGGAAGGCCCTGAAGAAGGTCATCCTCGAACTCGGCGGCTCCGACCCGTTTATCGTTCTCGCCGACGCGGACTTGGACAAGGCCGTCGAGGCCGCCGCCACCGGACGTATGGTCAATGCGGGTCAGGTCTGCATCTCGGCCAAACGCATCATCGTGGAGAGGGCGGTCTACGCCGAATTCACCGACAAACTCACCCAGCGTGTGGAGAGCTTCAAGGTAGGCGACCCCACGGACCCGGAAACATTCGTCGGTCCCATGGCCAAAGAAGAAGCCTTGCTCGATGTCGATGACCAAGTGAAGCGGTCCGTCGCTGAAGGTGCCGTGCTGCGCACAGGTGGCTACCGACTGCCCGGCGTCGGTTCGTTCTACGCCCCGACAGTGCTTGCCGGCGTCACCGAAACCATGACCGCATTCAGGGAAGAAATCTTCGGACCCGTCGCTACCGTCATCCCGGCCGAAGACACCAACGATGCGATGGCCAAGGCCAACAACTCCGAATTCGGACTCAGTGCAGCTATCTGGACGGCCGACAACGCCAAAGCCCGCTCCATGGCCCGACAGATTGACGCCGGCGGCGTCTTCATTAATGGCCTTTCCGTATCGGATCCCCGGATTCCCATCGGAGGCGTCAAAAAGAGCGGCTTTGGCCGCGAGTTGTCCTACCTCGGCGTCCATGAGTTCACCAACATACAGGCCGTCTGGGACCAGACCCCCCTCAAGGCAGCAAACGGGGCAGCACAATGAGCACAACGACCATCAACCAGGAACTCTTCGATAAGGGCCTTGCGACGCGACGGGAAGTCCTTGGCGACGACTACGTCCAGCGGAGCCTGGATGGAGCCGATGACTTTTCCATGGACATGCAGGAACTCGTCACCAAGGTCTGCTGGGGTGATGTGTGGAACCGGCCGGGCCTGGAACGGACCGAACGAAGTCTGATTAACCTCGCGATGATCAGTGCCCTGAACCGGCCGCATGAGCTGAAGGTCCATCTCCGCGGAGCCATTCGCAACGGCGTCACGAAAGATCAGATTAAGGAAGTCTTCCTGCAAGTGGCCATCTATTGCGGCGTCCCCGCGGCGCTGGAAAGCTTCCGTCTTGCACGCGAAGTCTTCAAGGAAATGGAAGCCGAAGCATGGGCGCCGTAGGTTTCATCGGTCTGGGAAATATGGGTTACCCCATGGCTTCGCGGTTGGCGGATGCCGGTTACCGGCTGATTGTCAGCGACCAGGCAGAGCGGGTCGTTGAGCGGTTTCTGAACGATAACCCTGGATCCGCGTCCGCCACAGATGTCTCTGCTTGGCAAGACGCGGACATCATCATCACGATGCT
It contains:
- a CDS encoding LysR family transcriptional regulator; its protein translation is MEISQLEIFLAVAETGSITKAANKLLRVPSNVSTRIQQLERELGVKLLVRDKRQSSLSADGELFLEHAQKIIDMVNDAKAFSAQGAPRGRFRLGALESTAAVRIPPILAAFHLHYPAVELELDANSSGVLFDRLLGGQLTAAFTDGKPAVPALTGIKAFSENLRIITPQSIATLDDDFRASHPTAFVFGRVCSYRQRFEDWMESEGIVPGRIVEISSYYSMLACVAAGGGISMIPESLLETLPGASRVQAHAMPAGLGKAETWLTWRRDCRSANLKAFIAELKEHLSPSEYSAVSAA
- a CDS encoding NAD-dependent succinate-semialdehyde dehydrogenase is translated as MGTIEVAVAKSTNPATGEDVAAYPYLDEQGSLAVVSAAAEGFAAWRGTTPAGRADVFRRLAGLLRRDTVTLAAVITAEMGKPVTQAQAEVTKCANMLDWYAEHGPAMLQDSPTTIGPEAYVSYLPTGTVLAVMPWNFPVWQIFRGAAPIILGGNGYLLKPASNVVGCALALETLWEEAGLPKGTFAVVNCDREQIPAIINHPAISGVAVTGGTVAGQSVAAEAGKALKKVILELGGSDPFIVLADADLDKAVEAAATGRMVNAGQVCISAKRIIVERAVYAEFTDKLTQRVESFKVGDPTDPETFVGPMAKEEALLDVDDQVKRSVAEGAVLRTGGYRLPGVGSFYAPTVLAGVTETMTAFREEIFGPVATVIPAEDTNDAMAKANNSEFGLSAAIWTADNAKARSMARQIDAGGVFINGLSVSDPRIPIGGVKKSGFGRELSYLGVHEFTNIQAVWDQTPLKAANGAAQ
- the pcaC gene encoding 4-carboxymuconolactone decarboxylase, which codes for MSTTTINQELFDKGLATRREVLGDDYVQRSLDGADDFSMDMQELVTKVCWGDVWNRPGLERTERSLINLAMISALNRPHELKVHLRGAIRNGVTKDQIKEVFLQVAIYCGVPAALESFRLAREVFKEMEAEAWAP